The DNA window GTCCGCCAAGTACACCTACACCGCCAGGCCCCACACGCTGGAGGTCCAGGCGGGGCGCTACATCGTCACCAGCCAGGTGTCGGGAAACTTCCCGGGCAGCCCGCTGGACCTGCGCTACTCCTTCGTCCTGGAGCGCGGCAAGATCGCCTCGCTGGAGGTGGCGTGATGCACTTCGACCTCCAACTGGCAGGCAAGCGCATCGTCGTCACCGGCGGCACGCGCGGCGTCGGGGCGGCAGTGGTTGAACTGCTGTCCCAGCTCGATGCACGGGTCGTGGCGATGGCGCGCTCGATGCCGAAGACGCCTGTCGAAGGCGTCCACTACGTGGCCGCCAACCTGGCGTCGGCCGACGGCGTCCATCAAGCGGTCGAGGCGGCGCGGGAACGGCTCGGCGGCGTCGACATCCTGATCAACGTGGTGGGCGGTTCTTCGGCGCCCGCGGGAGGCTTCGCCAGGCTGGACGATGCGCAATGGGCCACGGCGCTCGACTTGAACCTGATGTCGGCCGTGCGGATGGACCGCGCCTTGCTTCCGGCGATGCTGGCGCAGGGATCCGGCGTGATCCTGCATGTGACCTCGATCCAACGCATGCTGCCGCTGCATGACGCCACGATCGCCTATGCCGCGGCGAAGGCGGCGCTGTCCACCTACAGCAAGGCGCTGTCCAAGGAAGTGACCTCCCAGGGTGTGCGCGTGGTCCGCGTCTCGCCGGGCTGGGTGGAGACGGAAGCGGCGGTCGATTTCCTCGGCGCCATCGCGGCCAATGCGGGCACCGATTACGAAGGCGCCAAGCAGAAGGTCATGGAGGCGCTGGGTGGGATTCCGTTGGGGCGTCCGGCCAAGCCGAGCGAAGTGGCCGATCTCATCGCCTTCCTGGTGTCGCCCCGCGCCGAGTCCATCTCCGGCGCCGAATACACGATCGATGGCGGGACCGTGCCGACGACGTAAACGCCCGATCGGCACTCGCGGCACCGTGGCGTCGCGCGCCTCGCGGGCAGGCGCCTTGCTGCACCGCCCACCGACGTTGGGCGGCTTTCCGTTCGCAGTCGATCAGTCCGGGGTCACCGCTGATCGTCCTCGCGCACCGGCCTGTCCGAGGCATCGATGCCGGCGATCAGGAGGTCGACCATGGCCCTTGCCGCCTGCTGACCGTTCGGCCCGGCATTGACGTTGGCCACGCCGGCCAGCGCGCGAAGCAGATCCAGTGGCTCCAGGCCGAGCCGGATCGGACGGTGCTCGGCGAGTCCGTCGACCAAGCGGCGCACGGCCTGCTTGAGCTTCAGGCTCGACGAGGCGTAGACCTCGGAGGCCTGGCCGTCCATGGAACTCAGCACTTCACGCATCCCTTGCTTGGCGGCGAGGTAATCCACGAACAGCAGCAACCATTCGCGCAGCGCCGTGATCGGTGGGTGGGCTGCGGCCAGGCGCTCGGCCGCGGCAAGGAGATGCTCCAACTCGTTCTGGTAGACCGCCAGCACGAGCGCGTCGCGATTGGGAAAGTGGCGGTACAGCGTTCCCGGACCGACCCCGGCGCTGCGGGCGATTTCGTCCAGGCTCGCGTCCGACCCCTTCTCGGCAAACGCCGCCTTGGCTGTCTCCAGCAGGCGGAGACGATTGCGTTCCGCGTCGGCCCGCGGCTTGCGTCCGGGGGGCTTCGCGCCGGCTTTGGTCATTCCAGTCGTTACCTCTTGATAAGCGGAGAGCGTCTCCGCATAATAAACGGAGAGCACTTCCTTTTAATTCCAGCGTCGGGCTCATGGTAGCCGCTGGCGCGCTCGCCCCGTCACCCACCGAGGAACCCACCATGTCCAATGCATTCGGATCCAAATCCACCACGGACGATGTCCTGGCCGGAATGGATCTCAGCGGCAAGCGCGTCCTGGTCACAGGCGTGTCGGCCGGCCTGGGCGTCGAAACCGCCCGCGCCCTGGTCGCCCACGGTGCCCACGTGGTTGGCGCGGCGAGGAATCTCGCCAAGGCGAAAGAAGCCACGGCCGGCATCCACGCCCAGGCGGCGAATGGCGGGCAATTGGACCTGATCGAGCTTGACCTGGCTTCGCTGCAGAGCGTGCGGAGCTGCGCCGATGCGCTGCTGGCCGATGGCCGCCCCTTCGATGTCGTCATCGCCAACGCCGGGGTGATGCGCACGCCATTCGGTCACACCGCCGATGGTTTCGAAACGCAGTTCGGCACCAACCACCTGGGCCACTTCGTGCTGGTCAACCGGATCGCCTCGCTGATCGCGCCAGGTGGGCGCCTGATCTGCCTGTCGTCCGCCGGGCATCGCTACTCGGACGTGGATCTGGACGATCCGAACTTCGAACGGACCCCCTACGATCCGAGCGCGGCCTACGGCCGCTCCAAGACCGCCAACATCCTGTTTGCCGTCGAGTTCGATCGCCGTCACAACGCACAAGGCGTCCGCGCAGCCGCCGTGCACCCGGGCGGCATCATGACCGAGCTCGGTCGCCACCTGGCACCCGGCGAACTTGAAGCGACGGTGGAGAAGATCAACGCGCAGTCCGCGGCCGAAGGCCATCCCCCGTTCGAGTTCAAGTCCATCCCGCAGGGGGCCGCCACCTCGGTCTGGGCCGCTTTCGTTGCCAACGCGGACGACATCGGCGGGCGATACACCGAGGACTGCCAGGTGTCGTCGGTCACCGACGGACTGATCACGCCCGGCACCCCTGGCGTCCGCTCCTACGCACTGGACCCGGAGCGGGCACAGGCACTGTGGGCACTGAGCGAAAAGCTGGTGGGCGAACGTTTCTGACGGCCCCAATGCGACGCAAGCACACGGATTCATCGGCCTCGGAGCCGTCGATGACTCCAGGTCGCGGGGGCGGGCGCCATGCCCCAGCGCCCGCGCGCCTGGGAAACTGACGGTATCCCGGGAAGTCCTTTCTCATTGCCGCGAAGCGATCCGCTCCCTTGAAAGTCGTTGCGCGTGGGTGTGCTGAATTCACGGCTACCATGTCGCGCGTGGCCGCGATGCCCGCCGCAGCCCGGTGCGCCCTTGGCGTCCGCGTCGGCAGGTCGAGGGGGATGCCGGCATCGGCATGACCTGCGGTTTAGGCCTCATGTCGTCGTGTTTGCATCGATGTTCGTCTTTCAGGGGTAGGTGGTGGATCCAAGAATTTGCCGGCTGTTGCGCCGGTCGATGTTGCTAAGCGGGTGCTGGTTGGTCACCGTGTGCGCCGCGCACGCGCAGCTGCCGCAACCACTGCCTGGTCCGCCTGCAATTCCCAGCCCGCGCGAGCAGCCGTTCGACGGCGTGATCACGCTGCAGGTCGATGCGACAGACACCGCGCACGCGCTGTTCAAGGTGCGCGAATCGATCCCGGTCTCCGCGTCCGGCCCGGCGGTGCTGCTGTATCCCCAGTGGGAGCCATCGAGCCACGCGCCGAGTATCTCCGCCGCGCAGCTGGCCGGCCTGGTCGTCCGCGCCGGCCAGCAGCGGCTGGAATGGCGCCGCGATCCGCTGGATCCGCACGCGTTCCATGTGGCGGTACCGGACCACGTCGACCGGCTGGACCTGGAGTTTGCCTACGTCACGCGCGTCAGCGATGGCCTCCTGCGCCCCGACTTCGTCAACGTGCAGTGGCAGCACATGCTGCTGTATCCGGCCGGGTGGTTTGCGCGGGACCTCCCGGTACGCGCCGGCATCACCTTGCCGCCGGGGCTGCAGGTGGTCTCCTCACTGCAGGTCGAGGGACGCAGCGGCAACGCCTACACACTGGCGCAGACCACGCTGGAGCGGCTGACCGACGCGCCCCTGTTCGGCAGCCGCCAGCTGCGCACGCTCGACCTGTCCACGCCGGATTCGCCCGGGCTGCACCTGGATCTGGTGTCGCGGGACCCGGCCGCGCTGCAGGTGTCCGATGAGCAGATCGCCGCACTGCATCGCCTGGTGGCGCAAACCTCGGCGGTGTTCGGCCGCGCGCCGTACCGGCACTTCGATGCGATCACCCTCCTCGACGACGATGCCAGTTTCGGCGGAATCGAGCACGCCACGTCGGCGGAGATCTACCTGCCGGCCCACTACTTTTCCGACCCGGACGCGCAGCTGGGCCTGGCCGACATGTTCGGGCATGAGCACGTGCATGCGTGGAACGGCCGTGCCCACCAGCCGGCGGACCTGTGGACGCCCACGCCCAACACGCCGATCCGCAACAGCCTGCTGTGGGTCTACGAGGGCCAGACCGAGTTCTGGGGCCGGGTCCTGGCCGCCAGAAGCGGCATGCGCAGCCGTCAGCAGGCGATCGACAACCTCGCCCTCGTGGCCGCCGAGGTCGCCGCCAGCGACGGACGGGCCTGGAAGACGCTGCGCGATACCGTCAACGATCCGCTGTATGTCACCGGCGCATCGACGGTGTGGCCGGAGTGGCAGCGCCGCAAGGACTACTACGGCGAGGGCGTGCTGCTGTGGCTCGATGTCGAGATGACGCTGCGCGCGCGCTCGCATGGCCGCTACGGCCTCGACGACTTCGCCAGGCGCTTCTTCGCCGCTCCCCAACCCGGAAGCGGCCCGGCGACCTACACCTTCGAGGATGTCTGCGCCGCGCTCGCCGCGCTGGTGCCGATGGACTGGGCCGGCTACCTCAACGCCCGCCTGGACGCGCATGACGCCATCGTGCTGCAGGGCCTGGCGCGCGGCGGCTGGGCGCTGGTCTACGAGGCCACGCCCACTGCGGCCTTCGCGCAGAGCGAGCGCGACCTGGGCGGCACCGACCTGCGCTATTCGATCGGCCTGGTCGTCGCCGATTCCGGCAAGCTGCGCTCGGTGGCGATGGACAGCCCCGGCTACAACGCCGGACTGGCCCCCGGCGCCGTGCTGACTTCGGTCAATGGCGCGACGTTCTCGCCTGCCGCACTGCGCGCGGCGGTGGCCAATTCCGCCCGACAGCCGGTTTCACTGGGCTACACCGTCGACGGTAAGGCCCTGCAGACCAGGCTCGACTATCACCAGGGCGCCCGCTATCCGCGCCTGGTGCGCATTCCCGGTAGCGAGGACCGGTTGTCCGCACTGCTCGCCCCGCGCCCGGCCGGCGGCTGATGCATCAAGCCTGCGTGTTCGCCAGTGGAGCGACTGTGTGTGCTCACTGTCGCTGTGGCGCGCAGGGGATTTAATTTCCTCCGTACTTTATTGCACGTCCCTTTTATTGCACGCAGATTGCCTGGCATTCGCCCCGCGCCCCGCTTTCAGGAAGCACGCAGGCGCACGCTGGCGGATTCAATCCAGCCTGGCCCCGTTTCCGGCGGTCACCCGCTAAGGCCGCCGTGCGTCCAAGGGTGGTGCGTATTGGGGGAAAGCAAAGTCGTTGACGATGGCTTGCTCGCGCCGTGCGGGGCTCGGTTTCAACAAGCGCTGCACCGGGCGGCTGGCCATCACCCGCAGGACAAGACGTGCCAACGCGCTGCCGAACGCGGTCCGCGGATGCATCCAGCGGATGCTCCGGGGGCTGATGGCGCGTTGCGAGGCCTCCACATACGGGCGCAACAGCGCCTCATAGGACGTGAAGGCACGCGCGTGATCCGCGCCAGATCCGATCTCGCCCGCCAGAAGATAGGCGCCCACCAGCGCCAGCGCGGTGCCCTCGCCGGTGAACGGGGTCGGACAATAGGCGGCATCGCCGAGCAGCACCACGCGTCCGCGGGACCAGTGCGACGCCTGCACCTGACTCATCGGGCCAAAGTAGAAATCCCTTACGTCATCGAGTGCGGCGACGATGCGCTCGGCAAGCACGCCGCGGCCGTTCAGGGCCTCGGTCAGCAGCGCTCTCGCCGCGGACGTCCTGTCGCCCACGATATCGCTGCGTTCCCGTCGGAAGGTGACCAGCACGGTGGTCTCCTGCGCGTCACCGGGGCGCAGGAAGATCATCGTGCCCTTGCCCAACGTCGCGCAGGCCCAGTCATCGTCGTCCGGATGCCGCGGGATTTTGAAGAACGCCATGCAAGCGCCGAGATAGCGGAACCGGGTCTCCTCGGCGAGGACCAGGCCGCGGGTGGATGAGCCGATCCCCTCGGCACAGATCACCAGCTCGAATTCCTCGACCTGGCCCCCGTCGAAGGTGACGCGCACGCCGTTCTCATGCTCGGACAGCGCACTGACACGCGTTCCGAACCGGTAGTCGCACCGCTCCCGCACCGCCTCGTATAACAGGTGCGCGAAATCGCCTCGCAGAATCTCGAAATCCGCGGTCAGTCCCGCGAAGGCGCCGCGGGGAAACGCCGCGAAGCGCCGGCCGGCCGCGTCGACAAAACGGACCCCGCGCTCGCCGGTATTCCGGGCTTCGATCGCTTCGGCCAGGCCCATCCACTTCACCACCTGCTGGCCGGCGCCCTTGATGTCGACGTTCTGCCCGCCGTCGCGCAAGGCCAGCGCCTTCTCGGCGATCACGACGTGATGGCCGTACCGTTGAAGCCAGTACGCACATGCGGGCCCGGCGATGCCCCCGCCGCAGATCAGGATCTTCTTCGCGTTATTCATGCCTACCCAGGCCCGCCGTGTGGGAGCACAGAGCCTAGGCCGGCGCGGCGGAAGAGGCATGGGGCCGGCCTGCCAATCGGTATTGCGATCCCGCCACCCCGTCGCGTCAATCGTCCGTGCGAACGGACGCGTGGCGCCCTGCGCGGAGCGCGAGGTACCGTGCCGGGGGCTGGCCGAGCACCTTCTTGAACATGGTGATGAAGGCGCTGGCGTTCTCGTATCCCAACGCGAAGGCCACCGCCTGCACGGCCTCGCCTTCAGCCAGACGTTTCAACGCGAACACGATGTGACATTGCTGGCGCCACCGCACGAAGCTCATGCCGATGTCGCGGTGAACGAGGCGGAAAAGGCTGCGCTCGCTCATTGCGAGCCGGTGCGCCCATTCGCCGATCGACGTGCGATCGGCAGGATCGGCAGCGAAGGCATCGGCGATCCGGCGCAGGCGCGGGTCGCTCGGCAAGGGCAGATGCAGGCGTTCGACCGGCGCTTTCACCAGCTGGTCCAGCATCGTCTGCGCCAGGCGGCCGTCCGCGCCCTCGGTTTCGTACAGCGGCGGCAGGTGCGACACGCCGATGATCAGTTCGCGCAGCAGTGGCGACAGGGAAAGCGTGCAGCACTCGGTGAACATCGCCGGAACCGCTTCGGGTTCGACGAAAAGCATGTAGACCGCGACGTCGCCCACGCCACGCACGCCGTGTTCCATGCCTCCTGGAATCCACAACGCACACTGCGCAGGCACCATCCACAGGCCCTTGGCGACCTCGCATGTCACCAGGCCACGAACCGCCATGATGAGCTGCGCTTTCCGGTGCCGGTGCGGCGGCTGCTCGAATCCGTCGGTGACCAGCTCCGCCCCGATCGCATAGACGGGACGTGGGACCTCCTGCGGATAGTGGTAGTTGTCCGTGGACGACACTCGCCCTCACGCGTGCTCGGTACCTGGGGTCGCGCAGGTTAGCGCAGCTGTGCCCGACCGCGAGCAAGGGCCGCAAGCGGGCAGGCCATCGCAAGGGTGTGGCCGGCGGTGGCGGCGGCCCGTCCCCTGATCCAGGCCCCGACACCTCGGAACTGGCAGAGGTGTCGGGGCGGATTGAGCTGGCCTCGTGTGTTGCCCGGATCCAGTCAACCCGGCCCCGCTACCCATGCCTTGACTGGCTACTGATACGTCGGATGCGATTGCGAGAGGCGCGGTGCGATGCCAGCAGGCACAGGCGCCGGTGGCACCAGGTAGCTGGCAGGCGCTTCACGCACGCTGCCCAGCGTGCGCTTGGGACTGAAGCGCTGCGACGCGTAGATCTCCTCGACGATGTCATGGATCCGACCCACATCCCGGGAGATGGCATCGCCCATCACCGCCAGCGTGGCTTCTGCGTACTCGGCATGATCGGCGCAGCCGACGACGTTGCCGATGGCGCGCAGGCTTTCGAGCAGCAGATTGATCTCGTCGATCTGGCGCAGGGTGATGCCGGAGAGGTAGCGCTTGCCCGTCGCCGGATGGATCGCGCCTCCCGCCTCGATGCCTGCTTCCGATGCCTCATCCGGCGCCCCGTGCGCGTCGCGCTCCATCCCGGACGCGACTGCGTCCTTCCCACGCCTGGCCGGCCAGGCAAGTGTCTCCATGACCTGGGCCATCTGTTGCTTCATCTGCCTCAGGCGCCTCGCCACCTCGCCCAGGCGACGCGCCGCGTCTCCCTCCGCGGTGTCGACCCTTTTTTGCGGCCGGGCCAGATTGGCCAACTCGGCCACGTCGGTGTGCAGCTGCTTCAGCCGTCGCTGGCTGTCCTCCGGCAGGAAATAGCCGGTCGTTTCCTGATCGTGCGTATCGTGCGTCGACATGCTTGCCTCCTCGTTCCATGAAGTACCCGCACGCCGGGATGGCGACGGGAAGTCGGGAGGTTCGAAACCGCTAAGAGCCGGCGGGCGTATTCCCCCGAAGGGTGTTGTATTAGCCGCCCTCCCGACGCAGGCATCGCATCGGTTTGCACCCAGAGATCCAGGCACAAAAAACCCACCGGTTTGACGGAGGTGGGTACCGCTCTTAGAGGAGTTTCGACGCTCCTTGGTAGGAAGACTGCTACCGGTAAACGCGCGTGTCAACAGGCTTCCAGCCAATCACGGTGCGCAATGTTTGAGAGGCGCGCTCGATGTAAGGGAGGCGATGCCTACGGCCCCAGCAGGCTGACTGTGGTGAGCGAAACGGCTCGCACATCAACGCATCGGCTGCTCATCTCTTTGGGTGCTGGTGCCGAGGCAGACGGCCTGCCATTCGCACCGCACCTCGCCTGCGGGAGGGATGCAGGCGCGCGCTGCGTAAATTCAGGGCAACCCGGCCGCGTTACTTCCGATCCGCTGGATGATTAATGCCGTCACTGGTGGGGACATCCGGGATGGCGAAGGGATCGATGCCCTCAAGACACCCCACGTTGTACCCGTACAGGCCTGGGTTGGAGCGACGCTGGTGGTGGGTGTAGATGCCGCAGTTCGAGCAGAAATAGTGCTTGGCGGTATGCGTATTGAACTCGTAGAGCTTCAGGTGCTCAGCGCCCTTGAGGATGCGGATGCCGCTCAGCGGGACCGAGGCAACAACGGCCCCTTTGCGCCTGCAAATGGAGCAATTGCAGCGGCGTGGGTCGACGATGCCGTCCGGCAGATCGAGTTCCAGCTCCACCAAGCCGCAATGACAAGAAGCCCGATGCTTGGGCTGTACTTGGACACCACCAACTTCCTTCAACACTGAGGGTCTCTCCTGTAAGGGCAATCGCCTGGATCAAGTCACGCTGCGAGGCGGATTCGGCTTGAATGGGTCATGAGAACCGCCGCACCCTGACTCCTGTTCCTCGACTCCTGTCCTATCAATGAATGTCGGCGGCACATCCCCGGTGAGCCACACACCGTTGTCCGCCTGAAAGAACGCGAAGCCCTGCGAGTGCATCCGTAGGGCTTCGATTTTCAGGACCACGGGTTTGCC is part of the Pseudoxanthomonas sp. JBR18 genome and encodes:
- a CDS encoding M61 family peptidase, producing MCAAHAQLPQPLPGPPAIPSPREQPFDGVITLQVDATDTAHALFKVRESIPVSASGPAVLLYPQWEPSSHAPSISAAQLAGLVVRAGQQRLEWRRDPLDPHAFHVAVPDHVDRLDLEFAYVTRVSDGLLRPDFVNVQWQHMLLYPAGWFARDLPVRAGITLPPGLQVVSSLQVEGRSGNAYTLAQTTLERLTDAPLFGSRQLRTLDLSTPDSPGLHLDLVSRDPAALQVSDEQIAALHRLVAQTSAVFGRAPYRHFDAITLLDDDASFGGIEHATSAEIYLPAHYFSDPDAQLGLADMFGHEHVHAWNGRAHQPADLWTPTPNTPIRNSLLWVYEGQTEFWGRVLAARSGMRSRQQAIDNLALVAAEVAASDGRAWKTLRDTVNDPLYVTGASTVWPEWQRRKDYYGEGVLLWLDVEMTLRARSHGRYGLDDFARRFFAAPQPGSGPATYTFEDVCAALAALVPMDWAGYLNARLDAHDAIVLQGLARGGWALVYEATPTAAFAQSERDLGGTDLRYSIGLVVADSGKLRSVAMDSPGYNAGLAPGAVLTSVNGATFSPAALRAAVANSARQPVSLGYTVDGKALQTRLDYHQGARYPRLVRIPGSEDRLSALLAPRPAGG
- a CDS encoding nuclear transport factor 2 family protein; amino-acid sequence: MKDLELPEPISAYFEADRQDGQAVARCFTKTGVVLDEGSTHAGAAAIETWKNAASAKYTYTARPHTLEVQAGRYIVTSQVSGNFPGSPLDLRYSFVLERGKIASLEVA
- a CDS encoding FAD-dependent monooxygenase, with protein sequence MNNAKKILICGGGIAGPACAYWLQRYGHHVVIAEKALALRDGGQNVDIKGAGQQVVKWMGLAEAIEARNTGERGVRFVDAAGRRFAAFPRGAFAGLTADFEILRGDFAHLLYEAVRERCDYRFGTRVSALSEHENGVRVTFDGGQVEEFELVICAEGIGSSTRGLVLAEETRFRYLGACMAFFKIPRHPDDDDWACATLGKGTMIFLRPGDAQETTVLVTFRRERSDIVGDRTSAARALLTEALNGRGVLAERIVAALDDVRDFYFGPMSQVQASHWSRGRVVLLGDAAYCPTPFTGEGTALALVGAYLLAGEIGSGADHARAFTSYEALLRPYVEASQRAISPRSIRWMHPRTAFGSALARLVLRVMASRPVQRLLKPSPARREQAIVNDFAFPQYAPPLDARRP
- a CDS encoding GFA family protein, which codes for MLKEVGGVQVQPKHRASCHCGLVELELDLPDGIVDPRRCNCSICRRKGAVVASVPLSGIRILKGAEHLKLYEFNTHTAKHYFCSNCGIYTHHQRRSNPGLYGYNVGCLEGIDPFAIPDVPTSDGINHPADRK
- a CDS encoding helix-turn-helix transcriptional regulator encodes the protein MSSTDNYHYPQEVPRPVYAIGAELVTDGFEQPPHRHRKAQLIMAVRGLVTCEVAKGLWMVPAQCALWIPGGMEHGVRGVGDVAVYMLFVEPEAVPAMFTECCTLSLSPLLRELIIGVSHLPPLYETEGADGRLAQTMLDQLVKAPVERLHLPLPSDPRLRRIADAFAADPADRTSIGEWAHRLAMSERSLFRLVHRDIGMSFVRWRQQCHIVFALKRLAEGEAVQAVAFALGYENASAFITMFKKVLGQPPARYLALRAGRHASVRTDD
- a CDS encoding SDR family NAD(P)-dependent oxidoreductase — protein: MSNAFGSKSTTDDVLAGMDLSGKRVLVTGVSAGLGVETARALVAHGAHVVGAARNLAKAKEATAGIHAQAANGGQLDLIELDLASLQSVRSCADALLADGRPFDVVIANAGVMRTPFGHTADGFETQFGTNHLGHFVLVNRIASLIAPGGRLICLSSAGHRYSDVDLDDPNFERTPYDPSAAYGRSKTANILFAVEFDRRHNAQGVRAAAVHPGGIMTELGRHLAPGELEATVEKINAQSAAEGHPPFEFKSIPQGAATSVWAAFVANADDIGGRYTEDCQVSSVTDGLITPGTPGVRSYALDPERAQALWALSEKLVGERF
- a CDS encoding TetR/AcrR family transcriptional regulator — translated: MTKAGAKPPGRKPRADAERNRLRLLETAKAAFAEKGSDASLDEIARSAGVGPGTLYRHFPNRDALVLAVYQNELEHLLAAAERLAAAHPPITALREWLLLFVDYLAAKQGMREVLSSMDGQASEVYASSSLKLKQAVRRLVDGLAEHRPIRLGLEPLDLLRALAGVANVNAGPNGQQAARAMVDLLIAGIDASDRPVREDDQR
- a CDS encoding SDR family oxidoreductase, translated to MHFDLQLAGKRIVVTGGTRGVGAAVVELLSQLDARVVAMARSMPKTPVEGVHYVAANLASADGVHQAVEAARERLGGVDILINVVGGSSAPAGGFARLDDAQWATALDLNLMSAVRMDRALLPAMLAQGSGVILHVTSIQRMLPLHDATIAYAAAKAALSTYSKALSKEVTSQGVRVVRVSPGWVETEAAVDFLGAIAANAGTDYEGAKQKVMEALGGIPLGRPAKPSEVADLIAFLVSPRAESISGAEYTIDGGTVPTT